Proteins from a genomic interval of Staphylococcus debuckii:
- a CDS encoding stage II sporulation protein M, which produces MLSDSTYLKRALKIFLLMTCFLILGIILAYIFHPSFNTLKSIGDKIPEHLNHESGLHKVWGFIYENGLRVPSQMFILALIPIPFLYLLNTIFTAVLPGVLLGFLLNFTPYRGFIAVIATIPHYTFEVFGLCIVASGLYKVNQAIIRKITNLFRSNKKENYSLKEALLNLIKAFVLIGLPLIIIAAFLETYVSEWIFKIFT; this is translated from the coding sequence ATGCTATCTGATTCAACTTATCTTAAACGAGCACTGAAAATATTTCTGCTGATGACTTGTTTTCTTATACTCGGCATCATCTTAGCTTACATATTTCATCCTTCATTCAATACACTTAAAAGTATTGGAGACAAAATACCTGAGCATCTTAACCATGAATCAGGTTTGCACAAAGTTTGGGGATTTATTTATGAAAATGGACTGAGAGTACCGTCTCAAATGTTTATCTTAGCGCTCATACCTATCCCTTTCCTTTATTTATTAAACACCATTTTTACCGCTGTACTTCCAGGAGTATTATTGGGATTTTTACTTAACTTTACGCCTTACCGTGGCTTTATAGCTGTTATTGCAACTATACCTCACTATACATTTGAAGTTTTTGGTTTATGTATTGTGGCGAGTGGATTATATAAGGTTAATCAAGCTATTATTCGAAAAATTACTAATCTATTTCGCAGTAATAAAAAAGAGAACTATTCTCTTAAAGAAGCGCTTCTCAATTTGATTAAAGCTTTTGTACTGATTGGGTTACCATTAATTATCATCGCAGCTTTTTTAGAAACCTATGTCAGTGAATGGATTTTTAAAATTTTTACATAA
- the yycF gene encoding response regulator YycF, whose translation MARKVVVVDDEKPIADILEFNLKKEGYEVFCAYDGNDAIDLIYEEEPDIVLLDIMLPGRDGMEVCREVRKKYEMPIIMLTAKDSEIDKVLGLELGADDYVTKPFSTRELIARVKANLRRRNTQPAQEAENAPNEITIKDIVIYPDAYSIKKRGKDIELTHREFELFHYLANHMGQVMTREHLLQTVWGYDYFGDVRTVDVTIRRLREKIEDDPSHPEYIVTRRGVGYFLQQHD comes from the coding sequence ATGGCGAGAAAAGTAGTTGTAGTAGACGATGAAAAACCTATTGCTGATATTCTAGAATTTAATTTGAAAAAAGAAGGTTATGAAGTCTTTTGTGCATATGATGGGAATGATGCAATCGACTTAATTTACGAAGAAGAACCAGATATCGTACTTTTAGATATTATGCTTCCTGGACGTGACGGCATGGAGGTTTGTCGTGAAGTCCGCAAGAAGTACGAAATGCCTATTATTATGTTGACTGCAAAAGACTCTGAAATTGATAAAGTCTTAGGACTTGAACTTGGTGCTGACGACTATGTAACGAAACCATTCAGTACACGTGAATTGATTGCACGTGTTAAAGCGAACTTACGTCGTCGCAACACACAACCAGCACAAGAAGCGGAGAATGCACCGAATGAAATTACGATTAAAGATATCGTGATTTATCCAGATGCTTACTCTATTAAGAAACGCGGTAAAGATATCGAATTGACACACCGTGAATTCGAATTGTTCCACTATTTAGCAAACCATATGGGACAAGTAATGACACGTGAACACTTATTACAAACAGTTTGGGGTTACGATTACTTCGGCGATGTTCGTACGGTCGATGTAACTATCAGACGTTTAAGAGAAAAAATTGAAGATGATCCGTCACATCCAGAATATATTGTGACACGCCGCGGCGTTGGATATTTCCTTCAACAACATGACTGA
- the walK gene encoding cell wall metabolism sensor histidine kinase WalK, which yields MKWLKQFQSLHTKLVIVYVLLIIIGMQIIGLYFTNNLERELTQTFKNNISQYAKQIEINVEKVKEEDNSDNGQKEIQNLLNEYANRQEIEQINYIDRNQIIIATSKQSRQSIVNQKANDTSVQKALSLGQPNDHTMLKDYGKGKQRVWVYNLPVKSSKGVIGDIYIESDIDSVYDQLNNFNQIFIVGTAISLFITGLLGFFIARTITKPITDMRNQTVEMSKGNYTQRVKIYGNDEIGELALAFNNLSKRVQEAQANTESEKRRLDSVITHMSDGVIATDRRGRIRIVNDMALKMLGMAKEDVMGYNMLSVLDLEDEFALDEMQENNNSFLLDINEEEGIIARVSFSTIVQDTGFVTGYIAVLHDVTEQQQNERERREFVANVSHELRTPLTSMNSYLEALEEGAWKDEEIAPQFLSVTREETVRMIRLVNDLLQLSKMDNANEENASNQVTKEIVDFNMFINKIINRHEMAAKDVTFVRDIPDETIFTEIDPDKMTQVFDNVITNATKYSRGDKRVEFHVKPNPLYNRMTIRIKDNGIGIPITKVDKIFDRFFRVDKARARKMGGTGLGLAISKEIVEAHNGRIWANSVEGQGTSIFITLPCEVIEDGDWDEA from the coding sequence ATGAAATGGCTTAAACAGTTTCAATCCTTACACACAAAGCTCGTTATTGTTTATGTGCTGTTGATTATTATCGGTATGCAGATTATTGGTTTATATTTTACTAATAACTTAGAACGAGAATTGACACAGACATTTAAGAACAATATTTCGCAATACGCGAAGCAGATCGAGATTAACGTGGAAAAGGTAAAAGAAGAAGATAATTCGGATAATGGGCAAAAAGAGATACAAAATCTATTAAACGAATATGCCAATCGCCAAGAGATAGAACAAATTAATTATATCGATCGGAATCAAATTATCATTGCAACATCTAAACAATCTAGACAGAGCATTGTAAACCAAAAAGCGAATGATACATCTGTACAAAAAGCTTTATCACTTGGTCAGCCTAACGATCATACAATGCTGAAAGACTACGGTAAAGGTAAACAACGTGTGTGGGTTTATAACTTGCCTGTTAAATCATCCAAAGGTGTTATCGGCGATATTTATATCGAATCAGATATTGATAGCGTTTATGACCAATTAAATAACTTTAACCAAATCTTTATTGTCGGTACAGCAATTTCTCTCTTTATCACAGGACTCTTAGGTTTCTTCATTGCCCGTACGATTACTAAACCGATTACGGATATGCGGAACCAAACCGTCGAAATGTCTAAAGGGAATTATACACAACGTGTGAAGATTTATGGTAACGATGAAATTGGTGAGCTTGCTTTAGCCTTCAACAACTTGTCTAAACGTGTGCAAGAAGCACAAGCGAATACAGAGAGTGAGAAGCGGCGTCTGGACTCCGTTATCACGCATATGAGCGACGGAGTTATTGCGACCGACCGTCGTGGCCGTATCCGTATCGTTAATGATATGGCGCTTAAAATGTTAGGTATGGCAAAAGAAGACGTTATGGGCTACAACATGCTTAGCGTCTTAGATCTTGAAGATGAGTTTGCTTTAGATGAAATGCAAGAAAATAATAACAGCTTCTTGTTAGATATTAACGAGGAAGAAGGCATTATTGCGCGTGTCAGCTTCAGTACGATTGTGCAAGACACTGGCTTTGTGACAGGTTACATCGCAGTATTGCATGACGTTACTGAACAACAACAAAATGAACGTGAACGCCGTGAGTTCGTAGCCAACGTTTCACACGAATTACGGACGCCGTTAACATCAATGAACAGTTATCTTGAAGCCTTGGAAGAAGGCGCTTGGAAAGATGAGGAAATCGCACCGCAATTCTTATCTGTGACAAGAGAAGAAACCGTGCGTATGATTCGTCTGGTCAATGACTTGCTGCAATTATCTAAAATGGATAATGCGAATGAAGAAAATGCTTCAAACCAAGTAACGAAAGAAATCGTCGACTTTAATATGTTCATCAACAAGATTATTAACCGTCATGAAATGGCAGCCAAAGATGTTACATTTGTACGCGATATTCCAGACGAAACTATTTTTACAGAAATTGATCCAGATAAGATGACGCAGGTGTTTGATAATGTCATTACTAACGCGACGAAATATTCACGTGGTGATAAACGCGTAGAGTTTCATGTGAAACCTAATCCGCTCTATAATCGCATGACGATACGTATCAAAGACAACGGAATCGGTATTCCGATTACTAAAGTAGATAAGATATTCGATCGTTTCTTCCGTGTCGATAAAGCACGTGCACGTAAAATGGGCGGTACAGGTCTAGGATTAGCGATTTCTAAAGAAATTGTCGAAGCACATAATGGCCGTATTTGGGCAAATAGTGTCGAAGGCCAAGGTACTTCAATCTTCATCACTTTACCGTGTGAAGTCATAGAAGATGGTGATTGGGATGAGGCATAA
- a CDS encoding YycH family regulatory protein, producing MRHKEAAKSVILTLLVLMSIVLTYLMWNFSPDLANIESQDSKKTTENTIGKPNSETMDSAISPYQVIYNHGDKTDGALETRKLNRDVAKILKNQKITGASEIYHDHNLFIPELSDNFVALDFTYDMPLTTYLGQVLNMDTKIPSKFKFSRLIIDADQEKTAVLYAIGNDRHHVMRLNTSIPSRTVKKMVKTIQPELTPFSEIITGKETIDTASHIFAPEKPKHLKSYRTIFNHISVETMNSILFNDSVVVRSSKSGNTTYNNNTGVATYNTKREFYRYTNLSEDESKSKDMIKTIPSTFDFINSHGGFTDDYRLFEADPKSGELTYQMFLNGIPVFNKNDLSTIKTSWGEKGIFSYARSLLKTNITIDSGEDKKDLPGAETVRSNLANNPNLDFKKVTNMTVGYKMQEKDDNDIEVQRTSEYVPEWYIQYNGKWYVYENGGLQE from the coding sequence ATGAGGCATAAGGAAGCAGCGAAATCAGTTATTTTGACACTGCTTGTCTTGATGAGTATTGTGTTGACGTATTTAATGTGGAACTTTTCTCCGGATTTAGCGAATATAGAAAGCCAAGATAGTAAGAAAACTACAGAGAATACAATCGGCAAGCCGAATTCTGAAACCATGGACAGTGCCATCTCTCCTTACCAAGTCATCTATAATCACGGTGATAAGACGGATGGCGCCTTAGAAACACGTAAGTTGAATCGCGATGTCGCAAAAATACTGAAGAACCAGAAGATTACGGGTGCGTCTGAAATTTATCATGACCATAACTTGTTTATTCCGGAACTCAGTGACAATTTTGTAGCGTTGGATTTCACCTATGATATGCCTTTAACGACTTATCTAGGACAAGTATTAAATATGGATACTAAGATTCCAAGCAAATTTAAATTCAGTCGCTTGATTATTGATGCCGATCAAGAGAAAACGGCTGTGCTTTATGCTATTGGTAACGATCGTCATCATGTAATGCGCTTGAATACTTCCATTCCGAGCCGTACTGTGAAAAAGATGGTGAAAACCATCCAGCCTGAGCTTACACCGTTCTCTGAGATTATCACAGGTAAAGAAACCATTGATACAGCGTCACATATTTTCGCACCAGAGAAGCCTAAACATTTGAAAAGCTATCGCACGATTTTCAATCATATCAGTGTAGAAACGATGAACTCTATATTATTCAATGACTCGGTAGTAGTGCGCAGTTCTAAGAGCGGCAATACAACCTATAATAATAATACAGGTGTGGCCACTTATAATACGAAACGTGAATTCTATCGTTATACGAACTTATCAGAAGATGAATCGAAATCGAAAGATATGATTAAAACAATACCAAGTACGTTCGACTTTATTAATAGTCATGGTGGCTTTACAGATGATTATCGCTTATTTGAAGCTGATCCGAAATCTGGAGAACTGACTTATCAAATGTTCTTAAACGGTATTCCGGTCTTTAATAAAAATGATTTAAGTACGATTAAGACCTCTTGGGGAGAAAAAGGAATCTTTAGTTATGCGCGCTCATTATTGAAAACGAATATTACGATTGATAGTGGAGAAGATAAGAAAGATTTACCAGGTGCAGAAACTGTGCGTTCTAATTTAGCCAACAACCCTAATCTCGACTTTAAAAAGGTAACGAATATGACTGTTGGCTATAAAATGCAAGAAAAAGATGATAACGATATCGAAGTCCAACGTACAAGCGAATACGTACCAGAATGGTATATTCAATACAATGGTAAATGGTATGTTTACGAGAATGGAGGTCTGCAAGAATGA
- a CDS encoding two-component system regulatory protein YycI: protein MNWKYAKTLFIFVFLIINISLAIMYVNKINKSHINDVESTNEVDFKQEEIKIPKELPDARGIKAQLITGRSKDFKDYAKSKSDVKSEDSGKVASGTISPAISVSADQVTALKSYMKNNVYKGEYYQLYNTDDNEAVFEQTYHGLPIMNNDKAMLKFKINDNEEASSYHQRAIAEIGPSKGENNQEKQVVSARKAIEALYYNRYLKRNDAVTSVRLGYYSVVRETNVQVFQANWEIKVNHSGKKDDKTYYVEATSKNPKIIVR, encoded by the coding sequence ATGAACTGGAAATATGCTAAGACACTCTTTATTTTCGTATTCCTGATTATTAATATCAGCTTAGCCATTATGTATGTGAATAAAATTAATAAATCTCACATCAATGATGTAGAAAGCACAAATGAAGTAGATTTCAAACAAGAAGAAATAAAAATTCCGAAAGAACTGCCGGATGCGCGTGGTATTAAAGCACAACTTATTACAGGTCGTTCTAAAGATTTCAAAGACTACGCGAAATCCAAGTCTGATGTGAAATCAGAGGATAGCGGTAAAGTAGCTTCCGGCACCATCAGTCCAGCAATTAGTGTTTCTGCAGATCAAGTAACTGCGCTTAAATCTTATATGAAGAATAATGTTTACAAAGGCGAGTATTATCAGCTTTATAATACAGATGATAATGAAGCGGTCTTCGAACAAACTTATCATGGACTGCCTATTATGAATAATGATAAAGCCATGTTGAAGTTCAAGATTAATGATAATGAAGAAGCCAGCAGTTATCATCAAAGGGCTATTGCTGAAATCGGGCCTTCAAAAGGTGAAAATAACCAAGAGAAGCAGGTTGTGAGCGCACGTAAAGCGATTGAAGCTTTATACTACAACCGTTACCTGAAACGCAATGACGCCGTTACAAGCGTACGCTTAGGTTATTATTCAGTGGTTCGAGAAACAAACGTACAAGTTTTCCAAGCTAACTGGGAAATTAAGGTCAACCATTCAGGTAAAAAAGATGATAAAACCTATTATGTAGAAGCGACCTCTAAGAATCCTAAAATTATTGTGCGTTAA
- a CDS encoding MBL fold metallo-hydrolase — protein sequence MNRLIRMSVLASGSTGNATYVESDKGSLLVDVGLTGKKMEELFGKIDRNIADLNGILVTHEHVDHIKGLGVLARKYKLPIYANEKTWKAIEKKDSKIPMDQKFIFNPYETHELGGFDIESFNVSHDAIDPQFYIFHNNYKKFTMITDTGYVSDRMKGMIRGSDAFMFESNHDVDMLRMCRYPWKTKQRILSDMGHVSNEDAAMAMCDVITGNTKRIYLSHLSRDNNMKDLARMSVGQVLNQHDIDTNKEVLLCDTDKAEPTPIYTI from the coding sequence GTGAATCGCTTGATACGTATGAGCGTACTTGCGAGTGGCAGTACAGGCAATGCCACTTATGTTGAAAGTGATAAAGGCAGCCTGCTTGTTGATGTCGGGTTAACCGGCAAGAAGATGGAAGAATTATTTGGTAAGATTGATAGAAATATTGCGGACTTGAACGGTATATTAGTAACCCATGAACATGTCGACCATATTAAAGGTCTCGGCGTACTTGCGCGTAAATACAAATTACCGATTTATGCGAACGAGAAGACATGGAAAGCCATTGAAAAGAAAGATAGCAAGATTCCAATGGATCAGAAATTTATCTTCAACCCTTATGAAACGCATGAATTAGGCGGCTTTGATATTGAATCATTCAACGTCTCTCATGATGCGATTGATCCGCAATTTTACATCTTCCATAATAACTATAAGAAATTTACGATGATTACAGATACAGGTTACGTTTCAGACCGCATGAAAGGCATGATTCGCGGTAGCGATGCCTTCATGTTCGAAAGCAACCATGACGTAGATATGTTACGCATGTGCCGTTACCCATGGAAGACGAAACAACGTATCTTGAGCGATATGGGCCATGTATCAAACGAAGATGCCGCAATGGCAATGTGTGACGTCATTACAGGTAATACTAAACGTATCTATCTGTCACACTTATCACGCGATAACAATATGAAAGACTTAGCGCGCATGAGCGTAGGACAAGTCTTGAACCAACACGATATCGATACCAATAAAGAAGTGCTGCTCTGCGATACAGATAAAGCAGAACCGACACCGATTTATACCATTTAA
- the rlmH gene encoding 23S rRNA (pseudouridine(1915)-N(3))-methyltransferase RlmH, giving the protein MKITVLAVGKLKEKYWKQAIAEYQKRLGAYTKIEVIEVPDEKAPENMSHKEVEQVKQKEGQRLLAKIKPQSTVITLEIKGNMLTSEGLAKNLQQRMVQGQSDFTFVIGGSNGLHQDVLDRSNYALSFSKMTFPHQMMRVILLEQVYRAFKIMRGEAYHK; this is encoded by the coding sequence ATGAAAATTACAGTATTAGCTGTTGGTAAGTTAAAAGAAAAGTATTGGAAACAAGCGATAGCAGAATACCAAAAGCGTCTAGGTGCTTATACTAAAATTGAAGTCATCGAAGTACCCGATGAAAAAGCACCCGAAAATATGAGCCATAAAGAAGTCGAACAAGTGAAACAAAAAGAAGGACAACGACTCTTAGCAAAAATCAAACCGCAATCCACAGTAATTACATTAGAGATTAAAGGCAACATGTTAACATCAGAAGGATTAGCAAAGAACTTGCAGCAACGTATGGTACAAGGACAAAGTGATTTTACTTTCGTGATCGGCGGCTCAAACGGCTTACACCAAGACGTTTTAGACAGAAGTAACTATGCCCTCTCATTTAGTAAAATGACCTTTCCACATCAAATGATGCGTGTGATATTACTAGAACAAGTATATAGAGCATTTAAGATAATGCGCGGAGAAGCGTATCACAAATGA
- a CDS encoding MFS transporter has translation MEFWLTRKGRVLEIMVLAFITVFGIGSQYFSNLAYSLNQGILQTSFGIGSQHLIIPSVIGNFAFALGVPLGHTLTHKFGFKRNYLFFVFLFLIGSIIGLFSFDLVILSIAKAIQSFSTGVLFFTLLPKLFVNFPRRYRNVFLFMVIVGLFGANALGGLSGSLSLELDKWQWVFIVNIISAVLCLIIGYFLLTKEEHHETSDIHISKPLITTLVLGTLALVFPMSVLTQKGWSSLWVWPLLLLALLFIVNFVITNKAAEHPVVHFKSLLTKKPLVGAVMAISSHLTLLSGIAGINVYILRILKLPFSISLRFYIYFFIGVLITGLLKMFFYSAVGAGFLGALGSSALLYVSIHWIILENTVNIPLLYFQGFLLGFGASMTLVSGAMATLLDGDLLKASQRSQTMHTLRNYSAAMLVPIIAYMMKNNIQKGTQSLYGENITNPLIYMKKMQDVAINADHKVFFLMIIFNVIMLVSSIIQMILGKGRRITPAKPAKDAKLHLENQSS, from the coding sequence ATGGAGTTTTGGTTAACAAGAAAGGGCCGTGTACTAGAAATCATGGTACTTGCCTTTATTACTGTGTTTGGCATTGGTTCTCAGTATTTTTCAAATTTAGCATATAGCCTCAATCAAGGTATACTTCAAACTTCATTTGGTATCGGCTCTCAACATCTTATTATTCCTTCAGTTATAGGCAATTTTGCATTTGCGCTGGGTGTTCCTCTCGGTCATACACTTACTCATAAATTTGGTTTTAAACGCAATTATTTATTCTTCGTTTTTTTATTTTTAATCGGTTCTATTATAGGTTTGTTTTCTTTCGATTTAGTTATTTTATCCATCGCTAAAGCGATACAAAGTTTTAGTACGGGTGTATTATTCTTTACTTTATTACCTAAACTCTTCGTCAATTTCCCTAGAAGATATCGTAATGTCTTCTTATTTATGGTCATTGTCGGCTTATTTGGTGCTAACGCTTTAGGTGGTTTATCTGGCAGCTTGTCACTCGAACTCGATAAATGGCAATGGGTGTTTATTGTTAATATTATTTCAGCAGTGTTATGTCTCATTATTGGTTATTTTTTATTAACAAAGGAAGAGCATCATGAAACTTCTGACATTCATATTAGTAAACCCCTGATAACGACACTCGTCTTAGGCACCTTAGCATTAGTATTTCCTATGTCGGTCTTAACGCAAAAAGGTTGGAGTTCATTATGGGTGTGGCCTTTATTGCTTTTAGCGTTACTCTTTATTGTCAACTTTGTTATTACTAATAAAGCAGCTGAACATCCCGTAGTGCACTTTAAATCATTATTAACTAAGAAACCTCTTGTCGGGGCAGTAATGGCGATTTCTTCGCATCTCACTTTATTATCTGGAATTGCGGGCATCAACGTTTATATTTTACGTATTTTGAAATTACCTTTTTCAATTTCTTTAAGATTTTATATTTACTTTTTCATTGGAGTACTTATTACAGGACTCTTGAAAATGTTCTTCTATAGCGCAGTGGGTGCTGGATTCTTAGGTGCTCTAGGCTCATCAGCACTGTTATATGTCAGCATTCATTGGATTATTTTAGAGAATACGGTCAATATTCCGCTTCTCTATTTCCAAGGTTTCTTATTAGGTTTCGGCGCAAGTATGACCCTAGTAAGTGGTGCTATGGCAACTTTATTAGATGGTGATTTACTAAAGGCCTCTCAACGCTCACAAACCATGCATACACTGCGTAATTACAGTGCGGCTATGTTAGTACCTATTATTGCTTACATGATGAAAAATAATATCCAGAAAGGAACGCAATCCTTATATGGTGAAAATATTACTAATCCTTTAATCTATATGAAGAAAATGCAAGATGTAGCCATCAACGCTGATCATAAAGTATTTTTCTTAATGATTATTTTTAATGTTATCATGCTCGTTTCTTCTATTATTCAAATGATTTTAGGAAAAGGTAGACGTATCACACCAGCAAAACCTGCTAAAGATGCTAAGTTACACTTAGAAAATCAATCTTCATAA
- a CDS encoding pyridoxal phosphate-dependent decarboxylase family protein, whose amino-acid sequence MEFNENNIDLETIIRDEVNKYLSRDIGDLPATQQAPLELREKYEKMEVPNKGRDIYEVLKDLNNEVLNYLYRPNHPRSFSFIPGPASRLSWLGDILTTANNIHASNFANATLPINIERNLINYLAGKIGYKIKPAGGVFVSGGSMANLTAIVAARDAQVEMEDIKKATVYLTSQTHHSVGKALHVAGFLKNNIRRIEYNDDFTMNTDSLKAAIDKDIEEGYKPAMVIATAGTTNTGSVDDFTTLGDICDHYNLWLHVDGAYGLSHILSDKAQHLFKGIERSDSASWDAHKLLFQTYSCAMVIVKEKNHLLQSFGEDAEYLDDIASDDDVIDPEMLGIELTRPARALKLWITLQVIGEDEIIERIKYGEGLAEYAEEYVSGLDNWRIISHANLSIVNFRYENSDLTEVQNNQLNSMAAQKIADSGYAIAYTTVLNNQRVIRLCTTNPLTTHDDIRETINRLDQYIGDYDMKDA is encoded by the coding sequence ATGGAATTCAATGAGAACAATATCGACTTAGAGACGATTATCAGAGATGAAGTTAATAAATATTTATCCAGAGATATTGGAGACTTACCTGCGACACAACAGGCACCGCTTGAATTGAGAGAGAAATATGAAAAGATGGAAGTGCCGAATAAAGGGCGAGATATCTATGAAGTACTCAAAGATTTAAATAATGAAGTGCTGAATTATTTATATCGTCCGAACCATCCGCGTTCATTCTCATTTATACCAGGTCCAGCATCACGTCTATCATGGCTTGGAGACATTTTAACAACAGCAAATAATATCCATGCCTCTAATTTTGCCAATGCGACGCTGCCGATTAATATTGAGCGTAATTTAATTAACTACTTAGCAGGAAAAATCGGCTATAAGATCAAACCGGCCGGCGGTGTCTTTGTATCTGGCGGTTCAATGGCCAATTTAACAGCTATCGTTGCGGCTAGGGATGCCCAAGTAGAAATGGAAGATATTAAAAAAGCCACTGTTTATCTCACATCTCAAACGCACCATTCTGTAGGCAAAGCCTTGCATGTTGCAGGCTTCCTTAAAAATAATATCCGCAGAATTGAGTACAACGATGACTTTACAATGAATACAGATAGCTTAAAAGCCGCAATTGATAAAGATATTGAAGAAGGTTACAAGCCTGCTATGGTGATTGCGACTGCAGGCACGACTAATACAGGTTCTGTCGATGATTTCACCACACTTGGAGATATTTGCGATCACTACAATCTATGGCTGCATGTAGACGGTGCTTATGGACTATCACATATCTTATCCGATAAAGCACAACACTTATTTAAAGGCATTGAACGTTCAGATAGTGCCAGTTGGGATGCTCACAAATTACTGTTCCAAACATATAGTTGCGCTATGGTAATCGTGAAAGAAAAGAATCATCTGCTGCAAAGCTTTGGCGAAGATGCTGAGTACTTGGATGACATTGCTTCAGATGATGATGTGATTGATCCAGAAATGTTAGGTATCGAACTTACACGTCCTGCACGTGCTTTAAAATTATGGATTACTCTGCAAGTCATTGGTGAAGATGAAATTATCGAGCGCATTAAATACGGCGAAGGTTTAGCAGAATACGCAGAAGAATACGTGTCAGGTCTCGATAACTGGCGTATTATCTCACACGCTAATCTTTCCATTGTGAACTTCAGATATGAAAACAGTGATTTAACTGAAGTACAAAATAATCAACTCAATAGTATGGCTGCGCAAAAAATTGCAGATTCTGGTTATGCCATTGCTTATACCACAGTATTGAATAACCAACGTGTCATTCGTTTATGTACAACGAACCCATTAACGACACATGATGATATTAGAGAAACAATAAATCGCCTTGATCAGTATATTGGTGATTACGATATGAAAGATGCTTAA